Genomic segment of Agrobacterium larrymoorei:
CAAGACGCCGGTCGAGGGCAGCGGCGATTTCGCAGCCGTTCTCGATAATCCGCTGCCGCCGGGCGACCATGAACTCGTGCTGCGCGCCACCGGCAAGGACGGCAAGGTCTCGCAGTCTCAGGAAGTGGCGACGGTTTCCGTGCCAAGCCAGAAGAATGGCGATCTGCTTGCCATGGTCACGACGCCCGGCAAGGCGAGCCGCGTGCTGACAATGCCGGAAGCCGCGCCACCTGCCTTGCAGGCGCAGGCAAACCCGGCCAGCCCGACAGACACACAGACGCCGCAAGCGGCTCCCGGTGCTGCCACCACGCCTGCCGCGCCGGCACAGGGCAATGCCGCGACCGCCAATACGACTGAAACGGCATCAATCCGGGTGACCGCCGTTGAATTCGACGGTTCGAAAATCTTCATCGCCGGTTCGGCACCGGCAGGCACGAATGTCCGCGCTCTTGTCGATGACAGCCAGGTTGGCAATGCACGAGCCGAAGCATCCGGCAGCTTCGTGATCGAAGGCGATATCCAGCTTTCGGTGGGCAACCACATCATCACGGCCGAGGCGCTGGACGCAGCAGGCAAGGTAACCGTGCGCGTGCGCGTTCCCTTCTCTCGCCCGGAAGCCGATCAGGGTACCGTTGCCATGCAGCAGCAGCCCGCAGCTCCGGCAAACGGCGCGGCACAGAACCCCTCTGCGGTAACCGATCAGGCTGCTTTCGAGGCGCTTCGCACCGAAGTAACCAAGGCCTTCGGCATTCTCTCCGGCCTCTACAAAGACGGCAACACGCCTTCGCTGGATCAGGTCGCAGCAGCGAAATCCGCCACCGCCATTGCGCTTCGTTCGCTCTCGGAATTCAGGACCGCGGCGTCCGCCGACCCTGCCTTTACGGCATTCGTCATGGAGATCGCGGGCAAGGCGCGCGCTCTGCTTGCCACAGTGGATGCATTGCCGAACGATGTCGCAGCCATTGGCAAGGCTATTGAAGGCCTCACGGCCCGCTTTGCAGAGTTGAACGCGGCAGCACCTGCTGTCCCCGCTCCTGCTCCGTCAATGTCTGCCAACCCGGCACCGAGCGCGGATGCATCCGGCACAAAAACCTTTGAACAGGCACCGCTTGCGCATAGCGACAGCACCGTCATCATTCGCCGTGGCGATACGCTGTGGCAAATTTCGCGCCGCGTTTACGGCCAGGGCGTTCGCTACACCACGATCTATCTCGCCAATCAGGAACAGATCAAAAATCCGGACCTGATCGAGCCGGGTCAGATTTTCGGCGTGCCGGAAAAGGCTTTGCCGAATGCGGAGGAAATTCACCGCAACCGCTTGAAGACACGCTGATGGAACGCCTCACGGCATTGCATTCGTAAGGTCCGAATACTATTTAATTTAAAGAACGGCGGCTCATCAGGCCGCCGTCTTGCTGTCTGCACTCCAGCAGACGCCGGAGTGAAGAATGGCCGACAAGAAGAAGACGATTTCAGCGGATTCCAGCAATCCGATGCAGACCCTCATTAACCTCTGGCCCTATATGTGGCCGCAAGGCAGGCCCGACCTTAAGATGCGGGTGGTGTGGGCGACTATATTCCTGATCGTCGCCAAGCTGGTGCTGATTGCCGTTCCCTACTTCTTCAAATGGGCGACGGATGCGCTGAACGGCAAGCTGGACATGGCAGGGCTCGTCCCCGTCTTCCTGCTGGGCGCCGTCGCGCTCGTCATCGCCTACAATTTCACACGGCTTGTTCAGGTGGGTCTGAACCAGTTGCGCGACGCACTTTTTGCCAGCGTCGGCCAGCACGCAGTGCGGCAACTGGCTTACAAGACCTTCGTGCATATGCACCAGCTTTCTCTGCGCTTTCATCTGGAGCGCAAGACGGGCGGCCTGTCGCGCATCATCGAACGCGGCACGAAGGGCATCGAGACCATCGTCCGCTTCACCATTCTCAACACCGCCCCAACCTTCATCGAATTTCTGCTGACCGCCGTCATTTTCTGGACGGCCTATGGCTTCTGGTACGTGTTCGTCACCGTCGTCACCGTGTGGGCCTATATCTGGTTCACCGTTAAGGCCAGCAACTGGCGTATTTCGATCCGCCGTTCGATGAATGACAGCGACACGGATGCCAACACCAAGGCCATCGATTCGCTGCTGAATTTTGAGACGGTGAAGTATTTCGGCAATGAGGATATGGAGGCAAAGCGCTTCGATGCTTCCATGGCGCGTTACGAAAAATCTGCGACGGCCATCTGGACTTCGCTGGGCTGGCTGAACTTCGGCCAGGGCGTCATCTTCGGTCTCGGCTCCACGGTCATGATGGTCATGTCGGCGCTCGCGGTTCAGCGTGGCGAGCAGACCATCGGTGATTTCGTTTTCATCAACGCGTTGCTGCTGCAGCTTTCCGTGCCGCTCAATTTCATCGGCTTCGTCTACCGCGAAATCCGACAGGGCCTGACGGATATCGAACAGATGTTCGATCTGCTGGAGGTGGAAGCCGAAGTGGTGGATGCGCCGGATGCCAAGGCGTTGCAGATCGGCACCGGTGCCGTCAGCTTCCGCGATGTGCATTTCGCCTATGATCCCGAGCGCCCCATTCTCAAGGGCATCTCCTTCGATGTGCCTGCTGGCAAAACCATCGCCATCGTCGGCCCTTCCGGTGCGGGCAAATCGACGCTTTCGCGCCTGCTCTATCGCTTTTACGATATTCAGGACGGCGCGATCACCATCGATGGGCAGGACATTCGCACCGTCACCCAGAAAAGCCTGCGCTCCGTCATCGGCATGGTTCCGCAGGATACGGTTCTGTTCAACGATACGCTGGCTTACAACATTCGCTACGGTCGCCCCGATGCGCAGGATGCGGATGTGGACGCGGCGGCAAATGCCGCGCAGATCAGCGGCTTCATCGGCAAGCTGCCCGAGGGATTCCAGACGATGGTCGGAGAGCGCGGGTTGAAGCTTTCCGGCGGCGAAAAGCAGCGCGTTGCCATTGCCCGCACCATCCTGAAGGCACCGCCCATTCTCATTCTCGATGAAGCGACTTCGGCGCTGGATACCCACACGGAACAGGAAATCCAGAGCGCTCTGGACACGATCTCGAAGAACCGCACCACGCTGGTCATCGCGCACCGTCTCTCCACCGTCATCGGCGCGGATGAAATCATCGTGTTGAAGGACGGCAACATCGCCGAACGCGGCACGCATTCCTCGCTGATGATGGCAGGCGGGCTTTACGCCTCCATGTGGAGCCGCCAGCGCGAAGCCATTCAGGCCGAAGAGCGCCTGCGCGAAGTGCGCGAAAAGGACGATCTTGGCGTGGTGGATCGCGGAGAACCGGCGCATTGACGGGTATAAAGCCGCGTTGCTTATGGGCAGCCATTGCCCGCAACGCGGTTTGCCTGTAGTCACCTTAGCGTGTTTTTGTCGCGTCAAGGCGTGAATATGGTCGGGAAACGACTATATGGGGCCTGCGTGCATGGACACGACGTGTTTTTGCAGTAAGGCATGCAGTAAAATCAACGCCGTAGTGGCGAGCGCATCTAAATGCAGCGCGCCGCTCATACGGCTGAAAAGTTCAACTTCGGAGAAGAAAGATCAATGAACCTGTTCGACACCATTCGCAACACCATCGTACCGATCCATAAGGAAGGCTACGTTTTCGTCGCGGCTTTCTTCGTGGCATCGCTGGTGCTTGGCTGGATAGCCGAACCTCTCTTCTGGGTCGGCATGGTTCTGACGGCCTGGTGCGCCTATTTCTTCCGTGACCCGGAACGCGTAACGCCGCAGGACGACGACCTGATCATCAGCCCCGCCGACGGCACGGTTTCCGCGATCCAGACGGTCATTCCTCCGCTGGAACTGGAACTCGGCAAGGAGCCGATGGTCCGCGTTTCCGTGTTCATGAATGTGTTCAACTGCCACGTAAACCGCGCTCCCGTGCGTGGCCGTGTCGTCAACGTCGCCTATCGCCCCGGCCTCTTCCTCAATGCGGAAGTGGACAAGGCATCCGAAGACAATGAACGCAACGGCCTCGTCATCGAGACCGCGCATGGCAAGGTCGGCGTCGTACAGATCGCTGGCATGGTAGCGCGCCGCATCGTTTGCTGGGTAAAGCCGAACGAGCCGGTGGATGCCGGTGAGCGTTTCGGTCTCATCCGCTTCGGTTCGCGCCTCGATATCTTCCTGCCGGAAGGTTTCCAGACGCGCGTTTCCGTCGGCCAGACGGCTATTGCCGGTGAAACCGTTCTTGCCGAATTCGGCTCGACAAAGGGTGCCGTCATCAGCCGCCGCGGCTGATGACGTTTCAGGGAGCGTAACAATGGCAGAGCCGACGACGCAGCCAGGCACCAATGGCAAGCATGAGATCAGCAATGACAGCGGAAGAGGCCCACGGCTTCGGGAAATTCCTTTCCGCCTCGTCATTCCCAATCTCGTTACCGTGCTTGCCATCTGCGCAGGCCTGAGCGGCGTGCGGCTGGCCTTCGAAGGCCGCTTCGAACTTGCCGTCGGCATGGTGCTGCTCGCAGCCTTCCTCGATGGTATCGACGGGCGTCTGGCCCGCATGATGAAGGCGACCTCCAAGTTCGGCGCGCAGATGGATTCGCTTGCCGATATCGTCAATTTCGGCGTCGCCCCTGCCCTCGTGCTCTATGCCTATGTCCTCGATCAGGCCCGCTCACTCGGCTGGATTGCCGCTCTCATTTACGTCATCGCCGCAGGTCTGCGGCTCGCCCGCTTCAATGTTATGATCGAGCGGGAAGTGAAAGCGCCATGGCAGAACGAGTTCTTCGTCGGCGTGCCTGCGCCCATGGGTGCCATGCTCGTGCTTCTGCCGGTCTATCTCGGCTTTATCGGGATAGAGCCGGACAAGCCTTTCGCCTATGTCGCGGCAGCCTATACGGTGCTTATCGGTTATTTTCTGATCAGCCGCCTGCCCGTCTGGTCGGGCAAATCCGAAAGCCGCATCCGCCGCGATCTCGTACTGCCCGCCATCCTCATCGTCGTACTCTATGTGGCATTGCTGATGAGTTTTACCTGGGAAGTTCTGGTCGTAACGGTGGCTGCCTATCTCACCTTCCTGCCGTTTAGCGCGCGCATCTGGCACAAGCGCTATGGCACGTTGACCATCGAAGATCACGACCACGAAGACCACGGCGATGGTCTGGACCGGGGCATCTGACGGGTTAATACGCTTCCCCAAAATCAGCCGGGACAACGGCTGGTTTAATCCGGTTTATTTTGTGGCGATGACCGAACACAAAATGTCGCAGACTGCAATTTTCAATTGATTGAATTTGCCTCGAATTCGTCACGATTTCCCACGAGAGAGGACGTCAAGAAAGCCAACGAATCGAAGGCTTCGAGACGATCTCTGGAGAGTGGAATGACAGACACGAAGAAAATCGAGGCACCGGCCAAGCCTGACCTCAACAGCCATTACCAACCCCTCGGCCTCAAAGCCGTCGCAGCCGCCGCAATGATGGTGGCGCGCAAGCCGAAGCAGCCGAAGACGGCCTGATGGCTTCCCGATAAAAATTCGATGATCCGACAGTGGCGCCGCAAGGCGCCATTTTCATTTGGCCGAAGCGCGAGAGGCCTGAACTTCTTTTGATCGAAGAGATGTTCCACCTGTTCACGGCTTTTTAAAATCGCTAAACAACAACTCGATTTTTTACTTCGCAATTCTTTTCTCGATCCGCTTCTTTCCATAACGGATGCATTCGATCGAAAGCCAATTGCCGTATCGTTGCGTTACGAACTGAGATTACCATGCAGGACAAAATTCTTCTCATCGAAGATTCCGTCGCTTTATCGATCTTGCTGAAGAACCGGCTGTCTGCCGATACCGATGCCGAAGTGTTTCACTGCGATAGTCTTGGCGAAGCCTGGGCCCTGATCGGCCAGCATAAATTTACGCTGGCGCTGACCGGCCTCAATCTTCCCGATGCGCCGAACGGGGAAATTCTCAGCATTCTGGAAAAGCACAAGGTTCCTACCATCGTCTTCACCGCCACAGTGGATGAGAAGGCGCGGCAGCATTATGCGGAAAAGAAGATCATCGACTACATCGTCAAGGATGGGCACCGCACTGTCGATACGGTGGTGAAAACGATCGAGCGAATTCTGGCCAACCGGCAGTTTTCCATTCTGGTGGTGGACGATGCCCGCGCTGCGCGCTCCAGCCACGTGGAAATCCTGACGCGGCAGAATTTCAGCGTGCGCGAAGCCTATTCCGGCGCGCAGGCGCTGGAAACGCTGGCGCTGGACCCATCCATCCAGCTCGTTATTACCGATTACTTCATGCCGGATATGGATGGCTATGAGTTGACGCGGCGCATTCGCCTCAAGCGCAGCTCGGAAGACCTGCGCATCATCGGCGTATCGTCTTCTACCGACCGGATGCTCTCCGCCCACTTCCTGAAAGCGGGTGCATCGGACTTCATCTACCGCCCCTTCGTTCCGGAAGAATTGCAGTGCCGCATCGATAACAATATCGAGACGCTGAAGCAGCTGATGCGTCTGCGCGAGCTTGCCGAGCGGGATCATCTGACCGGCCTGCCAAACCGTCGCTCCTTCTTTGACCATGCAAACGCGCTACTTCGCACGATGAATGCGCCCGATGCAGCGCCGCTGCAAGGCTCCATCGCCATCATGGATATCGACCATTTCAAGAAGATCAACGATACGCTTGGGCATGACGCTGGCGACAAAGCGCTGAAGAGACTTGCACGACTTCTTTCCGAAACCTGTGGCCCTGACGGCCACATTGCGGCGCGGCTGGGCGGCGAGGAATTCGCTCTCCTCTTGAAAGGGCTGAACGGAGAGCAGGCATACGAATTCTGCGAGCGCCTGCGTCTTGCCGTGGAAGCCGCTGGTCACGATCTCAGCGGCAGCGACATGGCGCTCACCATTTCCGTCGGTGTTGTGGAAATCGAAAAGGGAGAGCCCATCGATAACCAGCTCACCGCCGCAGACCAGCTTCTTTATATGGCCAAGGCCAATGGCCGAAACCTCGTTTACTCCGACACGATGATTGCGCAAGGATTGATGCGCAGCGCCGGACGCTAAATCGCACGCCCCTCAAAACAGGGAGAGCTGCGTGTCGGACTTCCTGATCGGCACAGGTTTCAGAGGAGCCGCTTCCGTAACCGGCTCTATCAGATCCGGTCCGGTATTGGCGACTTTGTTCACCTTGTCAGACACCGGAATGAAGTCGAAGAAATTCTCATCCGCCGGTCTCATCAGGTGGGCTATCTCGCGCGGCTCCTGCGTCTTGCAGTCCAGCCAGCGGCTGAAATCCTCCGGCGCAATCACCACCGGCATACGGTCATGCACGCGCGACATGGTCTGATTGGCGGCAGTCGTCAGTATCGCGCCGGTGTCCACTTCCGAGCCATCGGCGGAGGACCATGTTTCCATCAGGCCCGCAAAAGCGACGATGCCGCCGTGCTTCGGCTTGATGAAATAAGCCTGCGACTTGCCGCCCTCCTCCTTCGGCGGTCTCTTCCATTCGTAAAAGCCGCTTGCCGGAATGAGAATACGGCGGTGGCGCATCGCGGCGCGAAAGGACGCCTTGCCGATTGCCGTCTCGGCGCGCGCGTTGATCAGCAGCGGAAAAGCCTTCGGGTCTTTCACCCAGCCCGGCATAAAGCCCCAGCGCACCAGCATGGCTTCGCGGTTCGGCAGGTTGCTGCCCGTTTCCTGACGCTCTCCCTCCACCACGATCAATATTGGCTGGGTCGGCGCGATGTTGAAGCGTGCGGGAAATTCATCCAGCCCGATCAGGCTAAGATACTCCGCCACCTCTTCCGGCGATGCCTGTAGAACGAAGCGACCGCACATGGATCAGCCCCTCGGCCCGAGAATGATGAGCGAGGCACCGGCAAGGCAGACGATCCCTCCTGCTATATCCCACCGGTCCGGCACATGCCCCTCCACGCTCCAGAGCCAGATCAGCGATGCCACGATGTAAATGCCGCCATAAGCCGCATAAGCCCGCCCCGCCGCCTCACTCGGCACCAGCGTCAAAGCCCAGGCAAAGGCAGCCAGCGAAACCATACCCGGCACCAGCCACATCACCGATTTCCCCATGCGCAGCCACGCCCAAAAGGCGAAGCAGCCTGCAATCTCGGCAAGCGCTGCGGCGGCGTAGATGAGGTAGAGTTTCATTCCGGGTAGTCCTGACGCGAGCGAATATGGATTGTTTGATTCCTTTGGCGCATCATAGCGAAAGCAATTCGATATTGAACGCTCTTCGTCTACCCATGGAGTGCTGCCATGACATTGAAGCTTTACCTGCATCCACTGTCTTCATTCTGCCAGAAGGTTGTCGTGGCGCTCTATGAAAATGAGACACCTTTTGAACCGGTTATCGTCGACTTCTCCGATTCCGATTCACGATCCGCGCTCTTTGATCGATGGCCGCTCGGCAAGATTCCGGTCCTGCATGATACCGCAACCGACGTGACGCTGCCGGAAACCAGCATCATCATAGAATATGTGCACGAGCACTATCCGGGTACCGTCGAACTGTTGCCGCATAATGCGGCGGAAGCGCTCGATGTTCGGCTGTGGGATCGGTTTTTCGATCTCTATATTCACTTGCCCATGCAACGCATTGTCGCAGAACGTTTGCGTCCACAAGATTGCGCCGATCCGCACGGTATCGCGGAAGCCTATCAGATGATCGACAACGCCTACGCCGTGCTCGAACAACATCTCACTGGGCAGGAATGGGCTGGAGGAGACGAGTTTTCACTGGCCGATTGCTCAGCCGTTCCAGCCCTCTTCTACGCCTCCATCCTGCGGCCGTTCAGCTCAGATTCGCCCAATTTGGCCCGTTACTTCGAACGCCTGATGGAGCGTCCATCCGTGAAACGCGTGATTGCCGAAGCACGGCCCTATTTTCAGTATTTCCCTTACAAGGAGAGGATGCCGCCACGTTTCCTGCAAGGTTGACTGCATAATGTGCGTCTTAACCTTCAAGGATACCGCATGCTTCTGCCTCAGCCAGCCTCTTCCGCAATCATACAGCGTGGCGACCGTGTGTTGCTGGTCAGGCGCATCAATCCACCATCGCAGGATATGTATGCCTTTCCCGGTGGTCGCGGAGAGCCCGGCGAAACGCCGGAGGAGACTGCGCTTCGCGAATTGCTGGAGGAGACAGGCATCACCGCGCATCATCCACAGCTTTTCGCGACCTATGATCTGCCTTCGCGCGATCCTGATGGGCGGGTGACGAGCCACTTCTTTCTGTCGGTGTTTCTGGTGCAGGCGGATGAGGAAGCGGCGGCGCTGGCGGCGGATGATGCCGCGGATGCGGGCTGGTTCACGCTGGAGGACATACGCCGCCTTCCGGCACCGGATAGTGTTGTAGAATGTGCGGAGCGACTGTTGGGCCAGTTGCATGAAAGCTAGAATCATCGCTATCTGCGTAAAGGTTGTTGCAAGTCGATGTTGGGTAGCGCGTAGGTTTATGGCTCGGCGAGTTTGGTTTTTTCTGTGTCTGGTCTTGAGCGCGGCTTTGCCGTCCGCTTCGCTGACCGCTGCGCAGCATGCCGCACCGGCCCCCGCCGCTCCGCAGGAAAGCAAGCCAGCGCCCTATGACGACAAGCTGGCGAGATTGTCCGAAATTCTGGGGGCCGTTCAGTATCTGCGCACGCTTTGTCCGGCCACCGGCAAGGAAGAATGGCGCAAGGCGATGAGCGATCTGCTGGCCGCCGATACCGCCAGCGAGCCGCAGCGCCGCCAGAGAATGACCGCCGCTTTCAACCGTGGATACCGCACCTTCGCCGCCGTTCATACGAGCTGCACACCGGCTGCGATCTCCGCTGAAGAGCAATACCGTAACGAAGGCGCAACACTCGCGCAAGAAATCGCGTCCAGGTTCGGAAATTAGAGGATTGTTAACCTCTTTTCGCCGCAGGCCGTGCCGTTTTGATAAAAGACTGTTAGAGTTGTTAACAGGGTGGTAACGACTTGAACGCCCTGTCGAGGATGAAAGATGCAAACAAGCCGTAACGAAATCCACGATATGATCGTGCATGAAAAGATGCAGGTCGCTCTGGAACATCAGAACGAGGCCTGGGCCGATGGTATGGCCGATGGCATCGAGCCGGAGATCATCGCAGATGCCGCTATTGCTCTGGCCATGCGCGAAACCATCCGCATGCATGGCGAAGCTGGCGCCGAAGCCATGCTCGAATCATTGCGCCAGCGCATGCTCGCAGGCGAATTTTCCCCGCAGCGGATCATTCAGTAAGCGGGAGTTATTATCGATGTTGTGCGCCCGTAACCTTTCCATGCGGTCTTCTGCCGCGCTTTCCGTTGTTCTTTCGCTGACACTTTCCGTGGCAGCCATGCCGCATTCCGCATTTGCGCTATCGGAGCTGAAACCCGGCCCCAACGCCCAGACGGAGCAGGCCCAGGCGCCGAACGCGCAGCAGGCAAATGAACCGGCACAGGTGGAAGGCGATTCCGACGGCA
This window contains:
- a CDS encoding NUDIX hydrolase translates to MLLPQPASSAIIQRGDRVLLVRRINPPSQDMYAFPGGRGEPGETPEETALRELLEETGITAHHPQLFATYDLPSRDPDGRVTSHFFLSVFLVQADEEAAALAADDAADAGWFTLEDIRRLPAPDSVVECAERLLGQLHES
- a CDS encoding SOS response-associated peptidase: MCGRFVLQASPEEVAEYLSLIGLDEFPARFNIAPTQPILIVVEGERQETGSNLPNREAMLVRWGFMPGWVKDPKAFPLLINARAETAIGKASFRAAMRHRRILIPASGFYEWKRPPKEEGGKSQAYFIKPKHGGIVAFAGLMETWSSADGSEVDTGAILTTAANQTMSRVHDRMPVVIAPEDFSRWLDCKTQEPREIAHLMRPADENFFDFIPVSDKVNKVANTGPDLIEPVTEAAPLKPVPIRKSDTQLSLF
- a CDS encoding glutathione S-transferase family protein; the protein is MTLKLYLHPLSSFCQKVVVALYENETPFEPVIVDFSDSDSRSALFDRWPLGKIPVLHDTATDVTLPETSIIIEYVHEHYPGTVELLPHNAAEALDVRLWDRFFDLYIHLPMQRIVAERLRPQDCADPHGIAEAYQMIDNAYAVLEQHLTGQEWAGGDEFSLADCSAVPALFYASILRPFSSDSPNLARYFERLMERPSVKRVIAEARPYFQYFPYKERMPPRFLQG
- a CDS encoding TIGR02301 family protein — translated: MARRVWFFLCLVLSAALPSASLTAAQHAAPAPAAPQESKPAPYDDKLARLSEILGAVQYLRTLCPATGKEEWRKAMSDLLAADTASEPQRRQRMTAAFNRGYRTFAAVHTSCTPAAISAEEQYRNEGATLAQEIASRFGN
- a CDS encoding ABCB family ABC transporter ATP-binding protein/permease, which encodes MADKKKTISADSSNPMQTLINLWPYMWPQGRPDLKMRVVWATIFLIVAKLVLIAVPYFFKWATDALNGKLDMAGLVPVFLLGAVALVIAYNFTRLVQVGLNQLRDALFASVGQHAVRQLAYKTFVHMHQLSLRFHLERKTGGLSRIIERGTKGIETIVRFTILNTAPTFIEFLLTAVIFWTAYGFWYVFVTVVTVWAYIWFTVKASNWRISIRRSMNDSDTDANTKAIDSLLNFETVKYFGNEDMEAKRFDASMARYEKSATAIWTSLGWLNFGQGVIFGLGSTVMMVMSALAVQRGEQTIGDFVFINALLLQLSVPLNFIGFVYREIRQGLTDIEQMFDLLEVEAEVVDAPDAKALQIGTGAVSFRDVHFAYDPERPILKGISFDVPAGKTIAIVGPSGAGKSTLSRLLYRFYDIQDGAITIDGQDIRTVTQKSLRSVIGMVPQDTVLFNDTLAYNIRYGRPDAQDADVDAAANAAQISGFIGKLPEGFQTMVGERGLKLSGGEKQRVAIARTILKAPPILILDEATSALDTHTEQEIQSALDTISKNRTTLVIAHRLSTVIGADEIIVLKDGNIAERGTHSSLMMAGGLYASMWSRQREAIQAEERLREVREKDDLGVVDRGEPAH
- the pssA gene encoding CDP-diacylglycerol--serine O-phosphatidyltransferase — its product is MAEPTTQPGTNGKHEISNDSGRGPRLREIPFRLVIPNLVTVLAICAGLSGVRLAFEGRFELAVGMVLLAAFLDGIDGRLARMMKATSKFGAQMDSLADIVNFGVAPALVLYAYVLDQARSLGWIAALIYVIAAGLRLARFNVMIEREVKAPWQNEFFVGVPAPMGAMLVLLPVYLGFIGIEPDKPFAYVAAAYTVLIGYFLISRLPVWSGKSESRIRRDLVLPAILIVVLYVALLMSFTWEVLVVTVAAYLTFLPFSARIWHKRYGTLTIEDHDHEDHGDGLDRGI
- a CDS encoding response regulator, giving the protein MQDKILLIEDSVALSILLKNRLSADTDAEVFHCDSLGEAWALIGQHKFTLALTGLNLPDAPNGEILSILEKHKVPTIVFTATVDEKARQHYAEKKIIDYIVKDGHRTVDTVVKTIERILANRQFSILVVDDARAARSSHVEILTRQNFSVREAYSGAQALETLALDPSIQLVITDYFMPDMDGYELTRRIRLKRSSEDLRIIGVSSSTDRMLSAHFLKAGASDFIYRPFVPEELQCRIDNNIETLKQLMRLRELAERDHLTGLPNRRSFFDHANALLRTMNAPDAAPLQGSIAIMDIDHFKKINDTLGHDAGDKALKRLARLLSETCGPDGHIAARLGGEEFALLLKGLNGEQAYEFCERLRLAVEAAGHDLSGSDMALTISVGVVEIEKGEPIDNQLTAADQLLYMAKANGRNLVYSDTMIAQGLMRSAGR
- a CDS encoding YnfA family protein; amino-acid sequence: MKLYLIYAAAALAEIAGCFAFWAWLRMGKSVMWLVPGMVSLAAFAWALTLVPSEAAGRAYAAYGGIYIVASLIWLWSVEGHVPDRWDIAGGIVCLAGASLIILGPRG
- a CDS encoding LysM peptidoglycan-binding domain-containing protein translates to MKNKKAGLLALIVLVAATLLMVFFVLPRMSGDDKPIGDAINQAGNAVKNSVEMGGEKAGDLLSDAAQETANIADKVGRLAESTTKSIKDMTGLFADNKVPTNEEFAAARKKVEDSLRELQDIDIPESLDETTSRLITTARTAAERTMAFLRGLPTDASAAAAQVRRLAGVFAGTDDGAPRPEAPAPATPAPQQPAQAPAPATQGGAAQLPSFDVLRVEPDGSAVIAGKAQPGAQLEILNKGQVIAKTPVEGSGDFAAVLDNPLPPGDHELVLRATGKDGKVSQSQEVATVSVPSQKNGDLLAMVTTPGKASRVLTMPEAAPPALQAQANPASPTDTQTPQAAPGAATTPAAPAQGNAATANTTETASIRVTAVEFDGSKIFIAGSAPAGTNVRALVDDSQVGNARAEASGSFVIEGDIQLSVGNHIITAEALDAAGKVTVRVRVPFSRPEADQGTVAMQQQPAAPANGAAQNPSAVTDQAAFEALRTEVTKAFGILSGLYKDGNTPSLDQVAAAKSATAIALRSLSEFRTAASADPAFTAFVMEIAGKARALLATVDALPNDVAAIGKAIEGLTARFAELNAAAPAVPAPAPSMSANPAPSADASGTKTFEQAPLAHSDSTVIIRRGDTLWQISRRVYGQGVRYTTIYLANQEQIKNPDLIEPGQIFGVPEKALPNAEEIHRNRLKTR
- a CDS encoding phosphatidylserine decarboxylase, yielding MNLFDTIRNTIVPIHKEGYVFVAAFFVASLVLGWIAEPLFWVGMVLTAWCAYFFRDPERVTPQDDDLIISPADGTVSAIQTVIPPLELELGKEPMVRVSVFMNVFNCHVNRAPVRGRVVNVAYRPGLFLNAEVDKASEDNERNGLVIETAHGKVGVVQIAGMVARRIVCWVKPNEPVDAGERFGLIRFGSRLDIFLPEGFQTRVSVGQTAIAGETVLAEFGSTKGAVISRRG